Proteins encoded by one window of Chondromyces crocatus:
- a CDS encoding class I fructose-bisphosphate aldolase yields the protein MALTDRVKQILSWYASENPGTQTNLVRLLNHGALTGTGKMVILPVDQGFEHGPVRSFAPNPEAYDPDYHYQLAIDSGCNAYAAPLGSLEASAVKFAGQIPLILKLNNSDTLAKVEPHSAITATVEDALRLGCVGIGYTIYPGSSGRNRMYEDLREITLEAKRKGLVVVVWAYPRGTGLSKAGETGIDVCAYAATISAQLGAHIIKVKPPTAHIEQDAAKKLYEQQNIPIATLSERIRHVVQATFGGKRIVIFSGGESKSIDDVLADVSELAKGGSFGSIMGRNAFQRPRDEALKLLAGVMKIYKDTP from the coding sequence ATGGCGCTCACCGATCGCGTTAAGCAGATCCTGTCCTGGTACGCTTCCGAGAATCCCGGCACCCAGACGAACCTCGTCCGCCTCCTCAATCACGGCGCCCTCACGGGCACCGGCAAGATGGTGATCTTGCCCGTGGATCAGGGATTCGAACACGGCCCCGTGCGCTCCTTCGCGCCCAACCCGGAAGCCTACGACCCGGACTATCACTATCAGCTCGCGATCGACTCGGGATGCAATGCCTACGCAGCCCCCCTGGGCTCGCTCGAGGCCTCCGCCGTCAAGTTCGCCGGCCAGATCCCGCTCATTCTCAAGCTGAACAACAGCGACACCCTCGCCAAGGTCGAGCCCCACTCCGCCATCACCGCCACCGTCGAGGACGCGCTCCGCCTGGGCTGCGTCGGTATCGGTTACACCATCTACCCGGGCTCCAGCGGCCGGAACCGCATGTACGAAGACCTCCGCGAGATCACCCTCGAAGCCAAGCGCAAGGGCCTCGTCGTCGTCGTCTGGGCCTACCCCCGCGGCACCGGCCTCTCCAAGGCCGGCGAGACCGGAATCGACGTGTGCGCCTACGCCGCCACCATTTCGGCCCAGCTCGGCGCCCACATCATCAAGGTCAAGCCGCCGACGGCGCACATCGAGCAAGACGCCGCGAAGAAGCTCTACGAGCAGCAAAACATCCCCATTGCCACTCTGTCCGAGCGCATTCGCCACGTCGTGCAAGCCACCTTCGGCGGCAAGCGCATCGTCATCTTCTCGGGCGGCGAGTCCAAGAGCATCGACGACGTCCTGGCCGACGTCAGCGAGCTGGCCAAGGGCGGCTCCTTCGGCTCCATCATGGGCCGCAATGCCTTCCAGCGCCCCCGCGACGAGGCCTTGAAGCTTCTCGCCGGCGTCATGAAAATCTACAAGGACACTCCCTGA
- the nadC gene encoding carboxylating nicotinate-nucleotide diphosphorylase gives MLAPWLLDSLIDRVLDEDLAGGDLTTEACVDEGARAVAHAVARKPLVVCGGAVFLRVFQRVDPAVEGELHIPEGTPVDTGAQLWTVRGPARSLLTAERVALNLTQRMSGVATQAHRYVAALPPGSPVRITDTRKTTPGLRALERYAVRIGGAHNHRDSLGSAVLIKDNHIIAAGGITVAIERARQRAPHTSRIEVEVDSLPQLEEALAAGADIILLDNFQTDDIRTAVARVHQIPHRRPLLEASGGITLERIRELAEAGIDLISVGALTHSAKAADIALDLDLS, from the coding sequence ATGCTCGCTCCGTGGCTGCTGGACTCCCTCATCGACCGCGTCCTCGACGAAGACCTCGCCGGCGGTGATCTCACCACCGAAGCCTGCGTCGACGAAGGCGCCCGCGCCGTCGCCCACGCCGTTGCGCGCAAGCCCCTCGTCGTCTGCGGAGGCGCCGTCTTCTTGCGCGTCTTCCAGCGTGTCGACCCCGCCGTCGAAGGCGAACTCCACATCCCCGAAGGCACCCCCGTCGACACAGGCGCCCAGCTGTGGACCGTACGCGGCCCCGCGCGCTCCCTCCTCACCGCCGAGCGCGTCGCCCTCAACCTCACCCAGCGCATGAGCGGCGTCGCCACCCAGGCCCACCGCTACGTTGCCGCCCTCCCCCCTGGCTCCCCCGTCCGCATCACCGACACCCGCAAGACCACCCCGGGCCTCCGCGCGCTCGAACGCTACGCCGTCCGCATCGGCGGCGCCCACAACCACCGTGACAGCCTCGGCAGCGCCGTCCTCATCAAGGACAACCACATCATCGCCGCCGGCGGCATCACCGTTGCCATCGAACGCGCCCGCCAGCGCGCCCCCCACACCTCCCGCATCGAGGTCGAAGTCGACTCCCTCCCCCAGCTCGAAGAAGCCCTCGCTGCCGGCGCCGACATCATCCTCCTCGACAACTTCCAGACCGACGACATCCGCACCGCCGTCGCCCGCGTCCACCAGATCCCGCACCGCCGCCCCCTCCTCGAAGCCTCGGGCGGCATCACCCTCGAACGCATCCGCGAGCTCGCCGAAGCCGGCATCGACCTCATCAGCGTCGGCGCACTCACCCACTCCGCCAAGGCCGCCGACATCGCCCTCGACCTCGACCTCTCCTGA
- a CDS encoding peptidylprolyl isomerase, whose product MSHELLLAGCLGIAACGLGCRDEGSPPGDPPPSTQRLEGVVARVGDATITAAAVARVAVAQGVSPQLALEKQIDDELFAREAHERGLVSAGALQNRRNILLSRRLLRALLDEAERAGPVTDTELDEVSSRRWLELDRPEAFRTVHAVVQIPEDADPATRAKATRIAEAIRAAVVPSGDIARQDPPPETQRGAQNPDTAQKAFLDAAASVATEDLKVTAEALSPVTASGRVLRPEPQQFDIAFSGAVAKLEARGDITGVFPSAHGLHVAMLLERVPASVFPREERRRMVHEEVMTARARTAHLALMEGLRRQHGNLVRIVDDADASVALVKIEP is encoded by the coding sequence GTGAGCCACGAACTCTTGCTGGCTGGATGCCTCGGTATCGCAGCGTGTGGTCTCGGCTGTCGCGATGAGGGGAGCCCACCGGGTGACCCGCCGCCGTCGACACAGCGGCTCGAAGGCGTGGTCGCCCGGGTCGGCGACGCCACCATCACCGCCGCCGCCGTCGCTCGGGTCGCGGTGGCCCAGGGGGTCTCGCCCCAGCTCGCCTTGGAGAAGCAGATCGACGACGAACTCTTCGCGAGAGAGGCCCACGAGCGCGGGCTGGTTTCCGCTGGAGCACTCCAGAACCGGCGCAACATCTTGCTGAGCCGGAGACTGCTGAGAGCACTCCTCGATGAGGCGGAGCGCGCTGGCCCAGTCACCGACACAGAGCTTGATGAAGTCTCCTCCCGGCGCTGGCTCGAACTCGATCGCCCCGAAGCCTTTCGCACCGTCCACGCCGTCGTTCAGATCCCCGAGGATGCCGACCCTGCGACGCGCGCCAAGGCGACGCGCATCGCAGAGGCGATCCGCGCTGCCGTCGTCCCGAGCGGTGACATCGCCCGTCAGGACCCGCCCCCCGAGACACAGCGCGGGGCCCAGAACCCCGACACCGCTCAGAAAGCCTTCCTCGACGCAGCGGCCAGCGTCGCCACCGAGGACCTCAAGGTGACCGCGGAAGCCCTGAGCCCCGTCACGGCCAGCGGTCGCGTCCTCCGGCCCGAGCCCCAGCAGTTCGACATCGCCTTCTCCGGTGCGGTCGCCAAGCTGGAGGCCCGGGGCGACATCACCGGCGTCTTCCCCTCTGCGCACGGCCTGCACGTGGCCATGCTGCTCGAGAGAGTCCCCGCTTCCGTGTTCCCCCGTGAAGAGCGTCGCCGCATGGTGCACGAGGAGGTCATGACCGCCCGCGCCCGCACGGCACACCTCGCCCTCATGGAAGGGCTACGTCGGCAGCACGGAAACCTCGTTCGCATCGTCGATGACGCCGATGCGAGCGTTGCCCTCGTCAAGATCGAGCCATGA
- a CDS encoding leucyl aminopeptidase — MPIKIQIASSDPLSTPADVLVVGVPEGAALSESVFSRLQESLGEAVSRQLKRDDFTGKKDQSVEFTTYERIKPARVLVLGMGKGPFSDADVRLLAARGARFATGARAQSITLSVPEGIAGAERAAAEGLVLGSYRFTRYFTGDRLPKTTLERGSVLVQGKVTKAGRDAVALGQQIGESVCIARDLINEPPNELYPEAFARFATTVGKQRGLKVTVFDKAALTKRGMKLMLAVGQGSARDPRLIHMAYVPKGKPKAKLVFVGKGLTFDSGGLCIKPAPGMEEMKGDMGGAANVVALMAAIAALKPAVEVHGIIGAAENMPDGDAYRPGDIFGSLDGKTVEIINTDAEGRLVLADCLAYARTLKPDLILDNATLTGACVVALGTTVSAFFANRDELADRMRAAARTAGESMWQMPLVEELRDGLKSEWADLKHTADRWGGAITAALFLREFVGDIPWIHVDVAGPSMASKPYGIYTKGGTGHGVLTFLRLVESYAR, encoded by the coding sequence ATGCCCATCAAGATCCAAATCGCCTCCTCCGACCCGCTGAGCACCCCCGCCGACGTCCTCGTCGTGGGCGTGCCCGAGGGGGCAGCACTGAGTGAAAGCGTCTTCTCACGGCTGCAAGAGTCCCTCGGTGAGGCTGTCTCCAGACAGCTCAAGCGCGACGATTTCACCGGCAAGAAAGACCAGAGCGTCGAGTTCACCACCTACGAGCGGATCAAGCCTGCCCGCGTCCTCGTCCTCGGGATGGGGAAGGGCCCCTTCTCCGACGCCGACGTCAGGTTGCTCGCGGCCCGAGGCGCCCGCTTCGCGACCGGCGCCCGCGCCCAGTCCATCACCCTCTCGGTGCCGGAGGGCATCGCCGGCGCGGAGCGGGCCGCAGCCGAAGGCCTCGTGCTCGGCTCCTACAGATTCACCCGTTACTTCACCGGCGATCGCCTCCCCAAGACCACCCTCGAGCGCGGCAGCGTCCTCGTCCAGGGCAAGGTCACCAAAGCGGGTCGCGACGCCGTCGCCCTCGGCCAGCAGATTGGCGAATCGGTCTGCATTGCCCGCGACCTCATCAATGAGCCCCCCAATGAACTCTACCCCGAGGCATTCGCTCGCTTTGCCACCACCGTCGGCAAGCAGCGCGGCCTCAAGGTCACCGTCTTCGACAAGGCCGCCCTCACCAAGCGCGGCATGAAGCTGATGCTTGCCGTCGGCCAGGGCAGCGCCCGCGACCCTCGCCTCATCCACATGGCCTACGTCCCCAAGGGGAAGCCCAAGGCCAAGCTCGTCTTCGTGGGCAAAGGCCTCACCTTCGATAGCGGTGGCCTGTGCATCAAGCCGGCCCCCGGTATGGAAGAGATGAAAGGCGACATGGGCGGCGCGGCCAACGTCGTCGCCCTCATGGCAGCGATTGCAGCGCTCAAGCCCGCCGTCGAGGTCCACGGAATCATCGGCGCCGCCGAGAACATGCCCGACGGCGACGCCTACCGCCCCGGCGACATCTTCGGCTCCCTGGACGGCAAGACCGTCGAGATCATCAACACCGACGCCGAAGGCCGCCTCGTGCTGGCCGATTGCCTCGCCTACGCCCGGACGCTCAAGCCCGACCTCATCCTCGACAACGCCACCCTGACCGGCGCCTGCGTCGTCGCCCTCGGCACCACCGTGTCCGCCTTCTTCGCCAACCGCGACGAGCTGGCCGACCGGATGCGCGCTGCAGCCCGCACCGCGGGAGAGTCCATGTGGCAGATGCCCCTCGTGGAAGAGCTGCGCGACGGCCTCAAGAGCGAGTGGGCCGACCTCAAGCACACCGCCGACCGCTGGGGAGGTGCCATCACGGCCGCGCTCTTCCTGCGCGAGTTCGTGGGCGACATCCCCTGGATCCACGTCGACGTCGCCGGCCCCTCCATGGCCAGCAAGCCTTACGGCATCTACACCAAAGGCGGGACGGGCCACGGCGTGCTCACCTTCCTGAGGCTCGTCGAGAGCTACGCGCGGTAA
- the ttcA gene encoding tRNA 2-thiocytidine(32) synthetase TtcA — MQIRRKLERAFSRAVTDFEMISEGDRIMCAVSGGKDSYAMHTLLVELARRAPVRFSIIAVNIDQGHPGYPGHLLRDYMTAGQHEFMMVSEDTYSIVTEKIPENKTYCSLCSRLRRGILYRLAKELGCTKIALGHHRDDAINTLLLNLVFAGQLKAMPPKLISDDGDNVVIRPLIYCAEDDLAAFSAEQAFPIIPCDLCGSQDNLQRKAVSRLLADLEARHPGVRQNMLAALGNVRPSHLFDKRLWKQLGLEVAQDERADKEGRDLGDMVPTTRLLRDTA; from the coding sequence GTGCAGATCCGTCGAAAGCTCGAGCGGGCGTTCAGCCGCGCCGTGACTGATTTCGAGATGATCTCCGAAGGAGATCGGATCATGTGCGCGGTCTCGGGCGGCAAGGACAGCTATGCAATGCACACATTGCTGGTCGAGCTCGCGCGTCGCGCCCCCGTGCGGTTCAGCATCATCGCGGTCAACATCGATCAAGGGCACCCGGGCTATCCCGGCCACCTCCTCCGCGATTACATGACCGCAGGCCAGCATGAATTCATGATGGTCTCGGAGGACACCTATTCGATCGTCACCGAGAAGATCCCGGAGAACAAAACCTACTGTTCTCTCTGCTCCCGGCTCCGGCGCGGCATCCTCTATCGCCTCGCCAAGGAGCTGGGGTGTACCAAGATCGCCCTCGGACACCACCGCGACGATGCCATCAACACCCTGCTGCTCAACCTGGTGTTCGCCGGACAGCTCAAGGCCATGCCCCCCAAGCTGATCTCCGACGACGGCGACAACGTGGTCATCCGCCCGCTCATCTACTGCGCAGAAGACGACCTCGCCGCCTTCTCGGCAGAGCAAGCATTCCCGATCATCCCCTGCGATCTCTGCGGCTCCCAGGACAACCTCCAGCGCAAAGCGGTGAGCCGCCTCCTCGCAGATCTCGAAGCGCGCCACCCCGGCGTGCGCCAGAACATGCTGGCCGCGCTGGGCAACGTCCGCCCGAGCCACCTGTTCGACAAGCGCCTCTGGAAGCAGCTCGGCCTGGAGGTCGCACAGGACGAACGCGCCGACAAAGAAGGACGCGACCTGGGCGACATGGTCCCGACGACGCGTCTGTTGCGGGACACCGCATAA
- a CDS encoding roadblock/LC7 domain-containing protein has protein sequence MSPPRTHRRDASPPRDQARSPFTAILEQLVASTPGARGAALVDFEGETVDYAGGVDPYELKVAAAHWLIVLTEISDSPLGPLRQFIVRARSHSYIIRQLQPGYAIVLLLHPRAAFSVSDRALLDADARICLEAGWQQPRTSSRWYGVDVEMDRGRPARLRGTRGEGDWQPVEVMGFMLGLRPREQGFRIRLHNGAEMLLVRERLGHWFADERVDG, from the coding sequence ATGAGCCCTCCCCGGACGCACAGGCGAGATGCCTCGCCGCCCAGAGACCAAGCGCGCTCTCCCTTCACCGCCATCCTGGAGCAGCTGGTCGCCTCGACACCTGGCGCCCGAGGCGCCGCGCTCGTCGACTTCGAAGGGGAGACCGTCGACTACGCCGGAGGCGTGGATCCCTACGAGCTGAAGGTCGCAGCCGCGCACTGGCTGATCGTCCTCACGGAGATCTCGGACTCTCCCCTCGGGCCGCTGCGCCAGTTCATCGTCCGCGCCCGGTCCCACAGCTACATCATCCGTCAGCTCCAGCCAGGCTACGCCATCGTGCTGCTGCTCCATCCCCGGGCGGCCTTCTCCGTATCCGATCGCGCCCTGCTCGATGCCGACGCACGCATCTGCCTGGAAGCCGGCTGGCAGCAACCCCGCACCTCCTCCCGCTGGTACGGCGTCGACGTCGAGATGGATCGCGGCCGACCTGCTCGCCTGCGCGGGACGCGCGGCGAAGGCGACTGGCAACCCGTCGAAGTGATGGGATTCATGCTGGGCCTGCGACCACGCGAACAAGGATTCCGCATCCGCCTCCACAACGGCGCCGAGATGCTCCTCGTGCGTGAGCGGCTGGGACACTGGTTCGCCGACGAGCGCGTCGACGGCTGA
- the fbp gene encoding class 1 fructose-bisphosphatase, translating to MGTEPEGRLTQSWTQPPAASRVGITLETYILDGMMGFPEATGAFTSLLNQIGLAAKLITSKVRRAGLANILGYTGETNVQGEQVQKLDEVANETLLSSLGRRGHCAAVASEELEEPRVLSTDPRARYVVVTDPLDGSSNIDVNISIGTIFGILRKKEDRAGAEAADFLRPGRELLAAGYVLYGSSTMLVITTGVGGVHGFTYDPTVGEFFLSHENIRIPSGGGLYSINEGNSGRWTEEVRRWNAWVKEEDKGTGRPYACRYVGSLVADAHRTLLKGGLFAYPADRKNQRGKLRLLYEANPFAFVFEAAGGRATTGSERILDIEPTELHQRVPVVLGGTEEVTLFEEFMRGKR from the coding sequence ATGGGGACTGAACCGGAGGGTCGATTGACGCAGAGCTGGACTCAACCGCCCGCGGCTTCGCGCGTGGGGATCACGCTGGAGACCTACATTCTCGATGGGATGATGGGGTTCCCGGAGGCGACGGGGGCGTTCACGTCGCTGCTCAACCAGATCGGGCTGGCGGCGAAGCTGATCACGTCGAAGGTGCGGCGGGCCGGGCTGGCCAACATCCTGGGGTACACGGGGGAGACGAACGTCCAGGGGGAGCAGGTCCAGAAGCTGGATGAGGTGGCGAACGAGACGCTGCTCAGCTCTCTGGGGCGGCGAGGGCACTGCGCGGCGGTGGCGAGCGAGGAGCTGGAAGAGCCGCGGGTGCTGTCGACCGATCCGAGGGCGCGGTACGTGGTGGTGACGGATCCGCTGGATGGGTCGTCGAACATCGATGTGAACATCTCGATCGGGACGATCTTCGGGATTCTGCGGAAGAAGGAGGACCGGGCGGGGGCTGAGGCGGCGGACTTTCTGAGGCCAGGGCGGGAGCTGCTGGCGGCGGGGTACGTGCTCTACGGGTCGTCGACGATGCTGGTGATCACGACGGGCGTGGGGGGGGTGCACGGGTTCACGTACGATCCGACGGTGGGGGAGTTCTTTCTGTCGCACGAGAACATCCGGATTCCTTCGGGGGGTGGGCTGTACTCGATCAACGAGGGGAACTCGGGGCGGTGGACGGAGGAGGTGCGGCGCTGGAATGCGTGGGTGAAGGAGGAGGACAAGGGGACGGGGCGGCCGTATGCATGCCGTTACGTGGGGTCGCTGGTGGCGGATGCGCATAGGACGCTGCTGAAGGGGGGGCTCTTCGCGTATCCGGCGGACAGGAAGAATCAGCGGGGAAAGCTGCGGTTGCTGTACGAGGCGAATCCGTTCGCGTTCGTGTTCGAGGCGGCCGGTGGGCGAGCGACGACGGGGAGTGAGCGGATTCTCGACATCGAGCCGACGGAGCTTCATCAGCGGGTGCCGGTGGTGCTCGGGGGGACGGAGGAGGTGACGCTGTTCGAGGAGTTCATGCGCGGGAAGCGCTGA
- a CDS encoding DUF2834 domain-containing protein, which produces MQITYAALAVIGTLLPLSQFAPWLGVHGLDLPLLVQLATADRIAAFAWADVLVSGVTVLCFVLVEGRRLGMRQLWLPLVALSVGPSLALPLFLFLRERHRDAVNR; this is translated from the coding sequence ATGCAGATCACGTACGCAGCTCTCGCCGTCATCGGTACGCTCCTTCCGCTGAGCCAGTTCGCGCCCTGGTTGGGGGTGCATGGTCTGGATCTGCCGCTGCTGGTGCAGCTCGCGACGGCGGATCGGATTGCGGCGTTCGCATGGGCAGACGTGCTCGTCTCGGGGGTGACGGTGCTTTGTTTCGTGCTCGTGGAGGGGCGCCGGCTCGGGATGCGCCAGCTGTGGTTGCCGCTCGTGGCGCTCTCGGTGGGGCCGTCGCTCGCGCTGCCGCTCTTTCTCTTCCTTCGCGAGCGGCATCGGGACGCCGTAAACAGGTGA
- a CDS encoding biotin--[acetyl-CoA-carboxylase] ligase, translating to MTLLDEAALRHALARHGATLGTPLTLLAQTGSTSDDARQAAARGAPQGATFLADEQTSGRGRGGHRWHSPPGENLYLSVVLRPRVPPTAAAPISLVCGLAVATLVERALAPREDTAAHVAVKWPNDVLVNGRKIAGILVEGQIRGDTLQSLVVGIGLNVSAQRFPDELAARATSLALLGAQRSREELAAELLALLGHSVDRFAREGLRAFADELAQRDWLRGRNVAIGDLSGTACGIDTEGHLLIRRDTGEVRAIAAGEVSVRYDGRLDPSS from the coding sequence ATGACCCTCCTGGACGAAGCGGCCCTCCGCCACGCCCTCGCCCGCCACGGCGCCACCCTCGGCACCCCGCTCACCCTCCTCGCCCAGACCGGATCCACCAGCGACGACGCCCGCCAGGCCGCCGCGCGCGGAGCCCCCCAGGGCGCCACCTTCCTCGCCGACGAACAGACCTCTGGCCGAGGCCGAGGCGGCCACCGCTGGCACTCCCCCCCTGGAGAGAACCTCTACCTCTCCGTCGTCCTCCGACCTCGCGTCCCCCCCACCGCAGCCGCCCCCATCTCCCTCGTCTGCGGCCTCGCCGTCGCCACCCTCGTCGAACGCGCCCTTGCCCCGCGCGAAGACACCGCAGCCCACGTTGCCGTCAAATGGCCCAACGACGTCCTCGTGAACGGCCGAAAGATCGCCGGCATCCTCGTCGAAGGCCAGATTCGAGGCGACACCCTCCAGAGCCTCGTCGTCGGCATCGGCCTCAACGTCAGCGCCCAGCGCTTCCCCGACGAACTCGCCGCCCGCGCCACCTCCCTCGCCCTCCTCGGCGCCCAGCGCTCCCGCGAAGAACTCGCCGCCGAGCTTCTCGCCCTCCTCGGCCACAGCGTCGACCGCTTCGCACGCGAAGGCCTCCGCGCCTTCGCCGACGAACTCGCCCAGCGCGACTGGCTCCGCGGCCGCAACGTCGCGATCGGCGACCTCTCCGGCACCGCCTGCGGCATCGACACAGAGGGCCACCTCCTCATCCGACGCGACACCGGCGAGGTCCGCGCGATCGCCGCCGGAGAGGTCAGCGTACGTTACGACGGACGCCTCGACCCCTCTTCCTGA
- a CDS encoding 3-oxoacyl-ACP synthase III family protein produces MPRSAILGVGHHVPDKVVTNDDLARLMPTSDAWIQQRTGIRERRFIAESGTGASDLAVPAARMAVERAGRKVEDVDMIIFATLSPDVNFPGSGCFLGHKLGLPGVPALDIRNQCSGFLYGLSIADAWVRAGAYRNILVVGAEVHSTGLDFSERGRDVAVLFGDGAGAALIGQSPGDERGLLSIALHADGAGAQDLWLQAPASSHIPRLTPEMMERGDHFPRMNGKQVFRWATEKMPEVSLEVLEKAGLGVSAVDLFVPHQANMRINQLVASKLGLPEDKVVHNIERYGNTTAATIPIGLSEAWAEGRLHEGATTLLAAFGSGYTWGAAVVRF; encoded by the coding sequence ATGCCGCGATCAGCAATCCTCGGGGTAGGGCATCACGTCCCTGACAAGGTGGTCACCAACGACGATCTGGCTCGGCTGATGCCGACGAGTGACGCCTGGATCCAGCAGCGCACGGGCATCCGTGAACGCCGCTTCATCGCCGAGAGCGGCACCGGCGCCAGCGACCTCGCCGTCCCTGCGGCGCGCATGGCCGTCGAACGAGCCGGCCGCAAGGTCGAAGACGTCGACATGATCATCTTCGCCACCCTCAGCCCCGACGTGAACTTCCCGGGCTCCGGCTGCTTCCTCGGCCACAAACTCGGCCTCCCTGGCGTCCCTGCGCTCGACATCCGCAACCAGTGCTCGGGCTTCCTCTACGGCCTCAGCATCGCCGACGCCTGGGTCCGCGCCGGCGCCTACCGCAACATCCTCGTCGTTGGCGCCGAGGTCCACTCCACCGGCCTCGACTTCTCCGAGCGCGGCCGTGACGTCGCCGTCCTCTTCGGCGACGGCGCTGGCGCCGCCTTGATCGGCCAGAGCCCTGGCGACGAACGCGGCCTGCTCTCCATCGCCCTGCACGCCGACGGCGCTGGCGCACAGGACCTCTGGCTCCAGGCCCCTGCCTCCAGCCACATCCCCCGACTCACCCCCGAGATGATGGAGCGTGGCGACCACTTCCCGAGGATGAACGGCAAACAGGTCTTCCGCTGGGCCACCGAAAAAATGCCCGAAGTCTCCCTCGAAGTCCTCGAAAAGGCTGGCCTCGGCGTGAGCGCCGTCGACCTCTTCGTCCCTCATCAAGCGAACATGCGCATCAACCAGCTCGTTGCCAGCAAGCTCGGCCTCCCTGAAGACAAGGTCGTCCACAACATCGAGCGCTACGGCAACACCACCGCTGCCACCATCCCCATCGGCCTCAGCGAAGCCTGGGCCGAAGGCCGCCTCCACGAAGGCGCCACCACCCTCCTCGCCGCATTTGGCAGCGGCTACACCTGGGGAGCGGCCGTCGTCCGCTTCTGA